DNA from Sphingomonas sp. SUN039:
TCGAGGGGATGCTGGCGACCTGCCTCCAGCACGAGATGGACCATCTCGAAGGCATTCTCTTCATCGACCATCTCAGCCGCCTGAAGCGCGAGATGGTGCTCCGGAAACTGGCAAAGCTCAAGAAAGCCGCCTGAGCTCCGACGTAAAAAGCGCTGTCCTACAGCAATCGTTCCATATACGTTCCGCCGATGGCCCGATTCGTTTTCCAGCAGATCGAAACCGAGAACGCGCATCGCCTTGCGGCAGCGCGTTTCAGGTGTGACCTTTGTGACCTTCGGCAGTTTTCCGGGCATTTCGCAGCATGAGCGTCGAGTTGATCATCTTTGCCGTGGTCGGTTTGGCGATAGGGCTGTTGCTTGGCTGGCTGCTGGGCGGGCGGACGGCGGCGACCGTGCGCGCCGAACTGGCGGCGGTGCAGGTGCGCGCCGACCAAGCCGAACTGCTCCGCAAGACGCTCGACGAGGTCGAGCGCGAGCGGGAGGACGCCACCACGACGATTGCTGCGTTGCGCGCAGACCACAGCGCGCGCGCCGAATCGTTTGAGGCGCAGCTGAAGCAATTATCCGAGGCGAAGGACGCCCTCGGCGCGCAATTCGCCGAGACGGCAGGCAAGCTGCTCGACACCGCCCAGCGCCAGTTCCTCGAACGCGCCGATGCGCGGTTCAAGGAATCCGAGGCGACGACGGGGCAGGGGATCAAGGCGCTGTTGCAACCGGTGACCGAACGCCTGCAACGCTATGAAGAGGGCGTCGCCAAGGTCGAGGCCGAGCGCCGCGACGCCTTCGGCGATCTGAAGGGCCAGATCGAAGCGATGCGCCTCGGCACCGAGCGCGTTTCGGGTGAAGCGGCCAAGCTGGTCAACGCGCTTCGCAACGCCCCCAAGGCGCGCGGACGCTGGGGCGAGCAGCAGCTCAAAAACGTCCTCGAAAGCTGCGGGCTTTCGGAATACGCCGATTTCCAGACGGAGGTGAACGTCGGCCTCGAGGATGGCGGGCGGTTGCGGCCCGACGTCATCATCCGCGTGCCCGGCGGGCAGAGCCTCGTTATCGACGCGAAAGTGTCGCTGAACGCCTATCAGGACGCGTTCGGCGCGATCGACGAGAGCGACCGCGCGACGCACCTGACGGCACATGCGCTGTCGATGCGGACGCATGTGAACGGCCTTGGCAACAAGAGCTATTGGAGCCAGTTCGCCGACGCGCCCGACTATGTGATCATGTTCGTGCCCGGCGAACATTTCCTTTCGGCGGCGCTCGAGCATGATCCGACCCTGTGGGATTTCGCGTTCGACAAGAAGGTGCTGCTGGCGACACCTACGAATTTGATTGCCATTGCCCGGACGGTGGCGGCAGTCTGGCGGCAGGAGAAGCTCGCCGGACAGGCGCGCGAAATCGCCGAACTCGGCAAGGAACTCTACGCACGTCTTGCGGTGATGGGCAGCCACGTCGGGCGGCTCGGCAAGAGCCTCGATACGGCAGTGGGCGCGTATAACGCGTTCGTCGGCAGCCTCGAGACCAACGTGCTGACGCAGGCTAAAAGGTTCGAGACGCTCAATATCGATACGGGGGGGAAGGCGATCGAACTGCCTCCCGTCGTCGAGCAGGCGACGCGACCGCTGGTCAAGCTGGTCGGCGAGGGCAGCTCTGCATTGAAAATTGCATCAAATGATGCCATTTCTGATGCCGAAGGAGCAGCGTGATGCGGACGACGATCAAGATCGACGATGAACTTTTGGCAGACGCGCGGGAGTTCTCGGGTATCGATGAAACATCGGCGCTTGTCCGTCATGCGCTCAAGACTGTCGTTCAGCTTGAAGCCGGTCGACGCTTGGCAAGGCTCGGGGGAAGCCAGCCCGGCTTCGTTGCAGCCCCCCGGCGACGCCCTCCCGAGTTCACGAACCCCGAATGATTCTGGCCGACACCTGCATCTGGGCCGATTATATCGATCGGGGCGATTACAGCCTGGCGGCATTGCTCGAAAATGGTGCCGTCGTGACGCACCCGTTCGTAGTTGCCGAAGTGTTGCTGGGGAATCTTGCAGATCGCAAGATGTGGAAGGACCAGCTCGCGCGGTTGCCCGAATTCCTTCCGGTTCGCCACAGCGACGTGATGGCGCTGATCGATGCGGCCGAACTCGGCGGATCGGGCGTCGGTTATGTCGACGCGCATTTGCTGGCAGCCGTTCTTGCCCGCCCGGGTACCGCAATCTGGACCCGCGACAAGAAATTGAACCGCGTTGCCGGAGAGTTAGGCGTAGCGTTCGAGCCCGCCTGACCTCCGCCGCTGATTGAGTACCTCATACGCCATCACCGCCGTCGCGACCGCCGCATTGAGGCTGTCCGCCTTGCCGCGCATCGGCATTTTGACCAGCAGGTCGCAGGCCGCCTCATAGTCGGCGGGAAGGCCTTGCGCCTCGTTGCCGACAAGAATGAACGTCGGGGCGTCGTATCTCGCCGCCTGATAGTCGGTCGTCGTGTTGAGGCTGGTCCCGACCAGCTGGCCGGGGCCGCTTCGCAACCACGCCATGAATTCCGGCCAGCGCGCCATCGACACGCTCTGGGTAAAGATCGCGCCCATGCTCGCGCGCACTGCT
Protein-coding regions in this window:
- the rmuC gene encoding DNA recombination protein RmuC yields the protein MSVELIIFAVVGLAIGLLLGWLLGGRTAATVRAELAAVQVRADQAELLRKTLDEVEREREDATTTIAALRADHSARAESFEAQLKQLSEAKDALGAQFAETAGKLLDTAQRQFLERADARFKESEATTGQGIKALLQPVTERLQRYEEGVAKVEAERRDAFGDLKGQIEAMRLGTERVSGEAAKLVNALRNAPKARGRWGEQQLKNVLESCGLSEYADFQTEVNVGLEDGGRLRPDVIIRVPGGQSLVIDAKVSLNAYQDAFGAIDESDRATHLTAHALSMRTHVNGLGNKSYWSQFADAPDYVIMFVPGEHFLSAALEHDPTLWDFAFDKKVLLATPTNLIAIARTVAAVWRQEKLAGQAREIAELGKELYARLAVMGSHVGRLGKSLDTAVGAYNAFVGSLETNVLTQAKRFETLNIDTGGKAIELPPVVEQATRPLVKLVGEGSSALKIASNDAISDAEGAA
- a CDS encoding type II toxin-antitoxin system VapB family antitoxin, which codes for MRTTIKIDDELLADAREFSGIDETSALVRHALKTVVQLEAGRRLARLGGSQPGFVAAPRRRPPEFTNPE
- a CDS encoding type II toxin-antitoxin system VapC family toxin, which codes for MILADTCIWADYIDRGDYSLAALLENGAVVTHPFVVAEVLLGNLADRKMWKDQLARLPEFLPVRHSDVMALIDAAELGGSGVGYVDAHLLAAVLARPGTAIWTRDKKLNRVAGELGVAFEPA